In Pomacea canaliculata isolate SZHN2017 linkage group LG12, ASM307304v1, whole genome shotgun sequence, a single genomic region encodes these proteins:
- the LOC112576873 gene encoding arrestin domain-containing protein 17-like isoform X1, producing MKLETFEIHFENPRGVFSAGDQVKGHVIVKLRNPMKIRKISLYFEGRSKSHWEVRHGRSKTDYRANETYICETFELYDMGQGGADHPAGDHSYTFCLQLPSTLPSSFEGRRGYVRYFCKASINRPWKFDEHTKRAFTVIHHLDLNVVPTAGMPVWGEQDETIEGICCSSGNVQIRLALNKTGYVPGEPVIYTIDVFNKCDFNIEQVELELKQLVTYTGYSNSIFSSGHPKHHTKLDTFSLFSTTNRIKKNCEEHINRAAPVPALPPSRLEGCGIIDISYFVGLKVHVRWTTVTLEREIVIGTVPMRFVPSRESASPARSIATAPSAPPMEPPPYSEPPPSYEESVFGRVEIRDENDDEHTSGQMGWAPSYPVYHYDAARQHFQILPAVPAQEVPSGAPPAYNQI from the exons atgaaattagaaaCATTTGAAATCCACTTCGAAAACCCTCGGGGAGTTTTTTCAGCAGGAGATCAAGTGAAAGGACATGTAATTGTGAAGCTGCGCAACCCAATGAAAATTAGAA aaataagtCTCTACTTCGAAGGGAGATCAAAATCTCATTGGGAAGTTCGGCATGGACGTAGCAAGACTGACTATAGGGCGAACGAAACATATATTTGTGAGACTTTTGAACTTTATGATATGG GACAAGGAGGGGCAGATCACCCTGCAGGAGATCACAGTTACACCTTTTGTTTGCAGCTCCCCTCGACTTTGCCCTCATCCTTTGAGGGGCGCCGTGGTTATGTACGATATTTCTGCAAGGCCTCCATCAACCGACCCTGGAAATTTGATGAACACACGAAACGAGCTTTCACTGTCATTCATCACCTTGACCTAAATGTTGTACCAACAGCAGGA ATGCCAGTATGGGGAGAGCAAGATGAGACAATCGAAGGCATTTGCTGTTCTTCTGGAAATGTCCAGATAAGGCTAGCCCTAAACAAGACTGGCTATGTTCCAGGGGAGCCAGTTATTTACACTATTGATGTTTTTAACAAGTGTGACTTCAATATTGAACAAGTAGAGCTAGAACTGAAGCAG TTGGTAACATATACAGGCTACTCCAACtccatcttctcttctggcCACCCAAAGCATCACACAAAGCTTgatactttttctctcttctccacGACCAACCGCATTAAGAAAAACTGTGAAGAGCACATCAATCGAGCAGCTCCTGTTCCAGCCTTGCCCCCTTCAAGGCTTGAAGGATGTGGCATCATTGACATTTCATACTTCGTAGGG CTGAAGGTTCATGTGCGGTGGACTACTGTTACTTTGGAGAGAGAAATCGTCATTGGAACCGTCCCCATGCGATTTGTTCCCTCCAGAGAATCAGCCAGCCCAGCTCGCTCCATAGCAACTGCTCCCTCAGCTCCTCCCATGGAGCCTCCACCCTATTCAGAAC ctCCCCCATCATATGAAGAAAGTGTATTCGGTCGTGTAGAGATTcgtgatgaaaatgatgatgaacaCACTTCAGGTCAGATGGGTTGGGCCCCATCTTACCCTGTCTACCACTATGATGCTGCACGGCAACATTTTCAGATTCTTCCAGCAGTTCCAGCACAAGAGGTTCCATCTGGAGCTCCTCCAGCATACAACCAGATCTGA
- the LOC112576873 gene encoding arrestin domain-containing protein 2-like isoform X2 encodes MKLETFEIHFENPRGVFSAGDQVKGHVIVKLRNPMKIRKISLYFEGRSKSHWEVRHGRSKTDYRANETYICETFELYDMGQGGADHPAGDHSYTFCLQLPSTLPSSFEGRRGYVRYFCKASINRPWKFDEHTKRAFTVIHHLDLNVVPTAGLVTYTGYSNSIFSSGHPKHHTKLDTFSLFSTTNRIKKNCEEHINRAAPVPALPPSRLEGCGIIDISYFVGLKVHVRWTTVTLEREIVIGTVPMRFVPSRESASPARSIATAPSAPPMEPPPYSEPPPSYEESVFGRVEIRDENDDEHTSGQMGWAPSYPVYHYDAARQHFQILPAVPAQEVPSGAPPAYNQI; translated from the exons atgaaattagaaaCATTTGAAATCCACTTCGAAAACCCTCGGGGAGTTTTTTCAGCAGGAGATCAAGTGAAAGGACATGTAATTGTGAAGCTGCGCAACCCAATGAAAATTAGAA aaataagtCTCTACTTCGAAGGGAGATCAAAATCTCATTGGGAAGTTCGGCATGGACGTAGCAAGACTGACTATAGGGCGAACGAAACATATATTTGTGAGACTTTTGAACTTTATGATATGG GACAAGGAGGGGCAGATCACCCTGCAGGAGATCACAGTTACACCTTTTGTTTGCAGCTCCCCTCGACTTTGCCCTCATCCTTTGAGGGGCGCCGTGGTTATGTACGATATTTCTGCAAGGCCTCCATCAACCGACCCTGGAAATTTGATGAACACACGAAACGAGCTTTCACTGTCATTCATCACCTTGACCTAAATGTTGTACCAACAGCAGGA TTGGTAACATATACAGGCTACTCCAACtccatcttctcttctggcCACCCAAAGCATCACACAAAGCTTgatactttttctctcttctccacGACCAACCGCATTAAGAAAAACTGTGAAGAGCACATCAATCGAGCAGCTCCTGTTCCAGCCTTGCCCCCTTCAAGGCTTGAAGGATGTGGCATCATTGACATTTCATACTTCGTAGGG CTGAAGGTTCATGTGCGGTGGACTACTGTTACTTTGGAGAGAGAAATCGTCATTGGAACCGTCCCCATGCGATTTGTTCCCTCCAGAGAATCAGCCAGCCCAGCTCGCTCCATAGCAACTGCTCCCTCAGCTCCTCCCATGGAGCCTCCACCCTATTCAGAAC ctCCCCCATCATATGAAGAAAGTGTATTCGGTCGTGTAGAGATTcgtgatgaaaatgatgatgaacaCACTTCAGGTCAGATGGGTTGGGCCCCATCTTACCCTGTCTACCACTATGATGCTGCACGGCAACATTTTCAGATTCTTCCAGCAGTTCCAGCACAAGAGGTTCCATCTGGAGCTCCTCCAGCATACAACCAGATCTGA